A region from the Citrobacter telavivensis genome encodes:
- the hemF gene encoding oxygen-dependent coproporphyrinogen oxidase, which translates to MKPDALRVKQFLLNLQDAICQQLTAIDGAEFIEDSWQRDAGGGGRSRVLRNGGIFEQAGVNFSHVHGDAMPASATAHRPELAGRRFEAMGVSLVVHPLNPYIPTSHANVRFFIAEKPGADPVWWFGGGFDLTPYYGFEEDAVHWHRTARDVCQPFGDDVYPRYKKWCDDYFFLKHRNEQRGIGGLFFDDLNTPDFDRCFAFMQAVGQGYTEAYLPIVERRQAMSWGERERNFQLYRRGRYVEFNLVWDRGTLFGLQTGGRTESILMSMPPLVRWEYDWQPDADSPEAALHDFIQVREWV; encoded by the coding sequence ATGAAACCCGATGCTCTACGCGTAAAACAGTTCCTGCTGAACCTGCAGGATGCCATTTGCCAGCAACTCACCGCCATTGACGGCGCAGAGTTTATTGAGGATAGCTGGCAGCGTGACGCGGGCGGCGGCGGACGCAGTCGGGTGCTGCGTAACGGCGGTATCTTCGAACAGGCGGGGGTCAATTTTTCGCACGTACACGGTGACGCTATGCCAGCGTCAGCCACCGCGCATCGCCCGGAACTGGCGGGACGCCGTTTTGAAGCGATGGGCGTCTCGCTGGTCGTGCATCCCCTCAACCCTTATATTCCTACCAGCCATGCCAACGTCCGTTTTTTTATTGCCGAAAAGCCGGGTGCCGATCCGGTCTGGTGGTTTGGTGGCGGCTTCGACTTAACGCCCTACTACGGCTTTGAAGAAGATGCCGTTCACTGGCATCGCACCGCGCGCGATGTGTGCCAGCCGTTTGGCGACGATGTCTATCCGCGTTACAAAAAGTGGTGCGACGACTATTTCTTCCTCAAACATCGCAACGAGCAGCGCGGCATCGGCGGGCTCTTTTTCGACGATCTGAACACGCCAGATTTTGACCGCTGTTTTGCCTTCATGCAGGCCGTTGGTCAAGGTTATACCGAGGCGTATCTGCCGATCGTTGAGCGCCGCCAGGCGATGAGCTGGGGTGAACGTGAGCGTAACTTCCAGCTCTATCGTCGTGGTCGTTACGTGGAGTTTAATCTGGTATGGGATCGCGGCACCCTGTTCGGGCTACAAACCGGCGGGCGCACCGAATCCATTCTGATGTCAATGCCGCCGCTGGTGCGCTGGGAATATGACTGGCAGCCGGACGCCGACAGCCCGGAGGCTGCCCTGCACGATTTTATTCAGGTACGCGAGTGGGTGTGA
- the amiA gene encoding N-acetylmuramoyl-L-alanine amidase AmiA: MSTFKPLKTLTSRRQVLKAGLAALTLTGMSNATAKEAPLKTSNGHSQPTKKSGGKRIVVLDPGHGGIDTGAIGRNGSKEKHVVLAIAKNVRSILRSQGIDCRLTRSGDTFIPLYDRVEIAHKHGADLFMSIHADGFTNPSAAGASVFALSNRGASSAMAKYLSDRENRADEAAGKKATDKDHLLQQVLFDLVQTDTIKNSLTLGSHILRKIKPVHKLHSRNTEQAAFVVLKSPSIPSVLVETSFITNPEEERLLGTTAFRQKIATAIANGVISYFHWFDNQKAHSKKR, encoded by the coding sequence ATGAGCACTTTTAAACCGCTAAAAACTCTCACATCGCGCCGCCAGGTGCTGAAAGCCGGACTGGCGGCGCTGACATTAACAGGGATGTCGAACGCCACAGCCAAAGAAGCCCCACTGAAAACCAGCAATGGTCACAGTCAGCCCACGAAAAAATCGGGCGGCAAGCGCATTGTCGTGCTGGACCCCGGACACGGCGGTATCGACACCGGCGCTATTGGCCGCAACGGCTCCAAAGAAAAGCACGTCGTGCTGGCGATTGCGAAAAATGTGCGTTCTATTTTACGCAGTCAGGGGATCGATTGCCGCCTGACGCGTTCGGGCGACACCTTTATCCCCCTGTACGATCGCGTTGAAATCGCCCATAAGCACGGCGCGGATCTATTTATGTCGATCCACGCCGACGGCTTTACCAATCCCAGCGCGGCGGGCGCGTCGGTGTTTGCCCTCTCTAATCGCGGAGCCAGTAGCGCCATGGCGAAATACCTTTCCGATCGCGAAAACCGCGCCGACGAAGCAGCAGGCAAGAAAGCGACCGACAAAGATCACCTGTTGCAACAGGTGTTATTTGACCTGGTGCAGACGGATACCATCAAAAACAGCCTGACGCTGGGTTCGCATATTCTCAGGAAGATCAAACCCGTACATAAATTGCACAGTCGCAATACGGAACAGGCGGCGTTTGTGGTGCTAAAATCACCGTCAATCCCCTCGGTATTGGTGGAAACGTCGTTCATCACCAACCCGGAAGAAGAGCGACTGCTGGGCACCACGGCGTTTCGCCAGAAGATTGCCACCGCCATCGCCAACGGCGTGATCAGCTATTTCCACTGGTTTGATAATCAGAAAGCACACTCGAAGAAACGTTAA
- a CDS encoding GNAT family acetyltransferase, with amino-acid sequence MEIRVFRQEDFEEVITLWERCDLLRPWNDPEMDIERKVNHDVSLFLVAEVNGEVVGTVMGGYDGHRGSAYYLGVHPEFRGRGIANALLNRLEKKLIARGCPKIQIMVREDNDVVLGMYERLGYEHSDVLCLGKRLIEDEEY; translated from the coding sequence ATGGAGATACGCGTTTTTCGCCAGGAAGATTTCGAAGAGGTGATCACCCTCTGGGAGCGCTGCGATTTGCTGCGGCCGTGGAATGACCCGGAAATGGATATCGAGCGGAAGGTGAATCATGACGTCAGCCTGTTTCTCGTCGCGGAAGTGAACGGGGAAGTCGTGGGGACGGTGATGGGCGGTTACGACGGCCATCGCGGGTCGGCCTATTATCTCGGCGTGCATCCGGAATTTCGCGGTCGCGGCATCGCCAATGCGCTGCTTAACCGACTCGAGAAGAAACTCATTGCGCGCGGTTGCCCGAAGATTCAGATCATGGTGCGTGAAGATAACGATGTCGTGCTGGGGATGTATGAGCGACTCGGCTATGAGCATTCCGACGTGCTGTGTCTGGGAAAACGCTTGATCGAAGATGAAGAATACTGA
- a CDS encoding prolyl oligopeptidase family serine peptidase — protein MLFFRYGLLTGILFSTISCNQADDVIEIPDTGHQITVSRQSLRDARSNFTTHIIQSSFTDSGDLLTAPADAYVLTHYPTKSGNMSAYVTPDPKDGKQHPAVIWVHGGYGGLSDSDYFWEPQERNNDQSGSAFRKAGLVEMVPSFRGEDHNPGSYEMFYGELDDIEAAYDWLAKQSWVDPERIYLAGHSTGGTRVLLSSEYGNKFRAYFSLGAIPDLKARVEGGKMMVPVPFEQTDQEYRLRSPATFITSIKKPTWYFEGEESYWSAFDNIAKLARKDNIPIEIHKIPQADHFNIIAPVTEMIAQKILQDTGKDCNISFSEDDIAQIASRVAR, from the coding sequence ATGCTTTTTTTCCGCTATGGTCTGCTTACAGGAATATTATTTTCAACCATTTCCTGTAACCAGGCCGATGACGTTATTGAGATCCCGGATACCGGCCATCAGATCACCGTCAGTCGCCAGTCACTTCGCGATGCACGCAGCAATTTTACTACCCATATTATACAAAGCAGTTTTACGGATTCAGGCGACCTGCTGACAGCCCCGGCAGACGCTTATGTGCTGACACACTACCCGACAAAATCGGGAAACATGTCGGCTTATGTCACGCCCGATCCGAAAGATGGAAAGCAGCACCCGGCGGTTATCTGGGTACACGGCGGCTATGGCGGACTGAGCGACAGTGATTATTTCTGGGAACCGCAGGAAAGAAATAACGACCAGAGCGGCAGCGCATTTCGCAAAGCTGGGCTAGTTGAGATGGTGCCCAGCTTTCGCGGCGAAGACCATAATCCCGGCAGTTATGAGATGTTCTACGGTGAGCTTGATGATATCGAAGCAGCTTATGATTGGTTAGCAAAGCAGTCATGGGTCGATCCGGAGCGCATCTATCTGGCGGGACACAGTACTGGCGGCACCCGCGTTTTACTCTCCAGCGAATATGGTAACAAATTTCGCGCCTACTTCAGCCTTGGTGCAATCCCTGATTTGAAGGCCCGGGTAGAAGGAGGAAAAATGATGGTGCCCGTGCCGTTTGAACAAACGGATCAAGAATACCGTTTACGTTCGCCAGCAACGTTTATTACCTCGATTAAGAAGCCCACATGGTATTTTGAAGGAGAGGAGAGCTACTGGTCTGCGTTCGATAACATTGCGAAGCTAGCCAGGAAAGACAACATACCCATCGAAATCCACAAAATACCTCAAGCCGATCATTTTAATATCATCGCGCCAGTGACTGAAATGATCGCCCAGAAAATCCTCCAGGATACAGGCAAGGATTGTAATATCTCTTTCAGTGAAGATGATATCGCGCAAATCGCCAGCCGCGTTGCACGTTAA
- a CDS encoding DUF2919 family protein gives MYFPSDYDRNGVLKLPFLFWFVLLLQARTWVLFVIAGSSREQGTTLLNLFYPDHDNFWLGLLPGIPAVLAFLLSGRRYSFVRLWHALRPLLIAAQVALLCWQPVLWLNGSPVNGVGLALVVADIVALLWLLTNRRLRACFALEKE, from the coding sequence ATGTATTTTCCTTCAGATTATGATCGTAATGGGGTACTGAAGTTACCCTTTTTATTCTGGTTTGTGCTGCTGCTCCAGGCGCGAACCTGGGTGCTGTTTGTGATCGCGGGTTCCTCTCGCGAGCAGGGCACCACGCTGCTAAATCTGTTTTATCCCGATCACGACAACTTTTGGCTGGGACTGCTGCCCGGCATTCCGGCGGTGCTGGCGTTTTTGCTGAGCGGGCGACGTTACTCCTTTGTGCGTCTGTGGCATGCGTTGCGACCGCTGCTGATCGCGGCTCAGGTGGCGCTACTCTGCTGGCAGCCCGTGCTGTGGTTAAATGGCTCCCCTGTCAATGGCGTAGGTCTGGCGCTGGTGGTGGCGGATATCGTGGCGCTTTTGTGGCTATTGACCAACCGACGGCTGCGCGCCTGTTTTGCTCTGGAAAAAGAATAA
- a CDS encoding RpoE-regulated lipoprotein, with translation MKSLRILLCAMPLALTGCSTLSSVNWSAANPWNWFGSSTEVTEQGVGALTASTPLDEQAIADALDGDYRLRSGMKTENGNVVRFFEAINGDKVAMVIHGEQGHISRIDVLDSEIPSEAGVEVGAPFSDLYSKAFGHCQPAAGDDPGTVECKAEGSQHISYLFTGEWKGPEGLMPPDDTLKVWKVSKIIWRR, from the coding sequence ATGAAATCGCTGCGTATCTTGTTATGTGCCATGCCGCTGGCGCTGACCGGCTGTTCGACGCTGTCGTCGGTAAACTGGTCTGCCGCTAATCCGTGGAACTGGTTTGGTTCATCGACAGAAGTGACCGAGCAGGGCGTTGGTGCACTCACGGCGTCGACGCCGCTGGATGAGCAGGCTATTGCCGATGCGCTGGACGGCGACTATCGCCTGCGTAGCGGCATGAAAACCGAGAACGGCAATGTGGTGCGCTTTTTCGAAGCCATAAACGGTGACAAGGTGGCGATGGTCATCCACGGCGAGCAGGGTCACATCAGCCGCATTGATGTCCTGGATAGCGAAATTCCTTCCGAGGCCGGTGTTGAGGTTGGCGCACCGTTTAGCGACCTCTACAGCAAAGCGTTTGGCCATTGTCAGCCTGCCGCCGGTGACGATCCTGGTACCGTGGAATGCAAAGCCGAAGGCAGCCAACATATTAGCTATCTCTTTACCGGTGAATGGAAGGGACCGGAAGGATTAATGCCGCCGGACGATACGCTGAAAGTGTGGAAAGTGAGCAAAATTATCTGGCGTCGTTAA
- the yfeX gene encoding porphyrinogen peroxidase translates to MSQVQSGILPEHCRAAIWIEANVKGDVDALRGASKAFADKLATFEAKFPDAHLGAVVAFGNKTWRALSGGVGAEELKDFIPYGKGLAPATQYDVLIHILSLRHDVNFSVAQAAMEAFGDCIEVQEEIHGFRWVEERDLSGFVDGTENPAGEETRRDVAVIKDGVDAGGSYVFVQRWEHNLKQLNRMSIHDQEMMIGRTKEANEEIDGDSRPATSHLSRVDLKEDGKGLKIVRQSLPYGTASGTHGLYFCAYCARLHNIEQQLLSMFGDTDGKRDAMLRFTKPVTGGYYFAPSLDRLLAL, encoded by the coding sequence ATGTCTCAGGTTCAGAGTGGCATTTTGCCAGAACATTGCCGTGCGGCGATTTGGATTGAAGCGAATGTGAAAGGCGACGTTGACGCCCTGCGTGGGGCCAGCAAAGCGTTCGCCGATAAACTGGCGACCTTCGAAGCGAAATTCCCTGACGCTCATCTGGGCGCGGTTGTGGCGTTCGGCAACAAAACCTGGCGCGCCCTGAGCGGCGGGGTCGGGGCTGAAGAGCTGAAAGACTTCATCCCTTATGGTAAAGGTCTGGCTCCGGCCACGCAGTACGACGTGTTGATCCACATTCTTTCTCTTCGTCACGATGTCAACTTCTCTGTCGCCCAGGCGGCCATGGAAGCCTTTGGCGACTGCATTGAGGTACAAGAAGAGATCCATGGTTTCCGCTGGGTGGAAGAGCGTGACCTCAGCGGCTTTGTCGACGGCACAGAAAACCCGGCAGGTGAAGAAACGCGCCGCGACGTGGCGGTTATCAAAGACGGTGTGGATGCTGGCGGCAGCTACGTTTTTGTTCAGCGCTGGGAACACAATCTGAAGCAGCTCAATCGTATGAGCATTCACGATCAGGAGATGATGATCGGGCGTACCAAAGAAGCCAACGAAGAGATCGATGGCGACTCCCGTCCGGCCACATCGCACCTGAGCCGTGTGGATCTGAAAGAAGACGGTAAAGGGTTGAAAATTGTTCGCCAGAGCTTGCCATACGGGACGGCCAGCGGCACTCACGGTCTCTATTTCTGTGCTTACTGTGCGCGTTTGCACAATATCGAACAACAATTGCTGAGCATGTTTGGCGACACCGACGGCAAGCGTGACGCCATGCTGCGCTTCACCAAGCCGGTGACCGGCGGATATTACTTTGCGCCGTCGCTGGATCGTTTGCTGGCGCTGTAA
- the ucpA gene encoding SDR family oxidoreductase UcpA translates to MGKLTGKTALITGASQGIGEGIAKVFARHGANLILLDISDEIEKLADELGGRGHRCTAVIADVTNPASVAAALKKAKAVEGRIDILVNNAGVCRLGSFLDMSDEDRDFHIDVNIKGVWNVTKAVLPEMIKRKDGRIVMMSSVTGDMVADPGETAYALSKAAIVGLTKSLAVEYAQAGIRVNAICPGYVRTPMAESIAQQSNPADPESVLSEMAKAIPLRRLACPLEVGELAAFLASDESSYLTGTQNVIDGGSTLPETVSIGV, encoded by the coding sequence ATGGGTAAACTCACGGGCAAAACAGCATTGATTACGGGCGCATCACAGGGCATTGGCGAAGGCATCGCCAAAGTATTTGCACGTCATGGCGCGAACTTAATCTTGCTGGATATCTCCGATGAGATTGAAAAGCTGGCCGATGAACTGGGTGGCCGCGGGCATCGCTGTACCGCAGTGATTGCGGATGTGACCAATCCCGCGTCTGTAGCAGCGGCGCTGAAGAAAGCGAAAGCGGTGGAAGGCCGCATCGACATTCTGGTCAACAATGCGGGCGTTTGCCGTCTGGGAAGCTTCCTCGACATGAGTGACGAAGACCGCGACTTCCACATTGATGTGAACATCAAAGGCGTCTGGAACGTGACCAAAGCCGTTCTGCCGGAGATGATCAAGCGTAAGGACGGGCGCATCGTGATGATGTCATCGGTTACCGGTGATATGGTGGCCGATCCGGGGGAAACCGCCTATGCGTTATCGAAAGCGGCAATCGTGGGACTGACCAAATCGTTGGCGGTTGAGTATGCCCAGGCGGGGATTCGCGTGAATGCGATTTGCCCGGGCTACGTGCGTACTCCGATGGCGGAAAGCATTGCGCAGCAGTCAAATCCCGCCGATCCGGAATCGGTACTGAGCGAAATGGCGAAGGCTATTCCGCTACGCCGACTGGCCTGTCCGCTGGAAGTGGGTGAACTGGCGGCCTTTCTCGCGTCCGATGAATCCAGCTATCTCACGGGCACGCAAAACGTGATTGATGGCGGCAGTACGCTGCCGGAGACCGTCAGCATCGGGGTCTGA
- a CDS encoding sulfate ABC transporter substrate-binding protein: MAVNLLKKRYLTLMASLLLVGQAQATELLNSSYDVSRELFAALNPPFEQQWAKDNGGDKLTIKQSHAGSSKQALAILQGLKADVVTYNQVTDVQILHDKGKLIPADWQSRLPNNSSPFYSTMGFLVRKGNPKNIHDWNDLVRTDVKLIFPNPKTSGNARYTYLAAWGAADKADGGDKAKTEQFMTQFLKNVEVFDTGGRGATTTFAERGLGDVLISFESEVNNIRKQYEAQGFEVVIPKTNILAEFPVAWVDKNVQANGTEKAAKAYLNWLYSPQAQTIITDYYYRVNNPEVMDKLKDKFPQTELFRVEDKFGSWPEVMKTHFTSGGELDKLLAAGRK, translated from the coding sequence ATGGCCGTTAACTTACTGAAAAAAAGATATCTGACGCTGATGGCGTCGCTGTTACTGGTCGGTCAGGCGCAGGCGACGGAGCTATTGAACAGCTCGTATGACGTCTCCCGAGAACTGTTTGCCGCCCTCAACCCGCCGTTTGAACAGCAGTGGGCGAAAGATAACGGTGGCGATAAGCTGACCATTAAGCAGTCGCACGCGGGCTCCTCAAAGCAGGCGCTGGCGATTTTGCAGGGGCTGAAAGCCGACGTCGTGACCTACAACCAGGTGACTGACGTGCAGATCCTGCATGACAAAGGCAAGCTGATCCCGGCCGACTGGCAAAGTCGTCTGCCGAACAACAGTTCACCGTTCTACTCCACGATGGGATTCCTGGTACGTAAAGGCAACCCGAAGAACATCCATGACTGGAACGACCTTGTCCGCACTGACGTGAAACTGATCTTCCCGAATCCGAAAACGTCTGGTAACGCGCGTTACACATATCTGGCAGCATGGGGTGCAGCTGATAAAGCGGACGGCGGCGATAAAGCCAAAACCGAACAGTTCATGACGCAGTTCCTGAAAAACGTCGAAGTGTTTGATACCGGCGGTCGCGGCGCCACCACCACGTTTGCCGAACGCGGACTGGGCGATGTACTGATAAGCTTCGAGTCTGAAGTGAACAACATTCGCAAACAGTATGAAGCGCAGGGTTTTGAAGTCGTTATCCCGAAAACCAATATTCTGGCCGAGTTCCCGGTCGCCTGGGTGGATAAAAACGTCCAGGCTAACGGCACCGAGAAAGCGGCGAAAGCCTACCTGAACTGGCTATACAGCCCGCAGGCGCAAACCATCATCACGGACTACTACTATCGCGTGAACAACCCGGAAGTGATGGACAAGCTGAAAGACAAATTCCCGCAGACTGAACTGTTCCGCGTGGAAGATAAATTTGGCTCCTGGCCTGAGGTGATGAAAACCCATTTCACCAGCGGTGGTGAACTGGACAAACTGTTGGCGGCGGGGCGTAAGTAA
- the cysT gene encoding sulfate/thiosulfate ABC transporter permease CysT, with product MFAVSSRRVLPGFTLSLGTSLLFVCLILLLPLSALVMQLAQMSWAQYWEVITNPQVVAAYKVTLLSAFVASIFNGVFGLLMAWILTRYRFPGRTLLDALMDLPFALPTAVAGLTLASLFSVNGFYGEWLAKFDIKVTYTWLGIAVAMAFTSIPFVVRTVQPVLEELGPEYEEAAETLGATRLQSFRKVILPELSPALVAGIALSFTRSLGEFGAVIFIAGNIAWKTEVTSLMIFVRLQEFDYPAASAIASVILAASLLLLFSINTLQSRFGRRVVGH from the coding sequence ATGTTTGCAGTCTCCTCCCGACGCGTGCTGCCCGGCTTTACCTTAAGTCTGGGCACCAGTCTGCTGTTTGTTTGCCTGATTTTGCTGCTGCCGCTCAGTGCGCTGGTGATGCAACTGGCGCAGATGAGCTGGGCGCAATACTGGGAGGTGATCACCAATCCGCAGGTGGTCGCCGCCTATAAGGTGACGCTGCTGTCGGCGTTTGTGGCGTCGATTTTTAACGGCGTGTTTGGCCTGCTGATGGCGTGGATCTTAACCCGTTATCGTTTCCCGGGGCGGACGCTGCTGGATGCGCTGATGGATCTACCGTTTGCCCTGCCAACGGCAGTCGCAGGTCTGACGCTGGCCTCGTTGTTTTCCGTTAACGGTTTCTACGGCGAATGGCTGGCGAAGTTTGATATCAAGGTGACGTACACCTGGCTCGGCATCGCGGTGGCGATGGCGTTCACCAGTATTCCGTTCGTGGTGCGTACCGTGCAACCGGTGCTGGAAGAGTTAGGCCCGGAATACGAAGAAGCGGCGGAAACGCTGGGGGCCACGCGGCTGCAAAGCTTTCGCAAAGTGATACTGCCGGAACTGTCTCCGGCGCTGGTGGCGGGTATCGCGCTGTCGTTTACCCGCAGCCTCGGCGAGTTCGGCGCGGTGATTTTTATCGCCGGCAACATCGCCTGGAAAACGGAAGTCACCTCGCTGATGATTTTTGTCCGTTTGCAGGAGTTTGATTATCCTGCCGCCAGCGCCATTGCTTCAGTGATCCTCGCAGCATCGTTGCTGCTGCTGTTTTCGATTAACACCCTGCAAAGTCGCTTTGGCCGACGTGTGGTAGGTCACTAA
- the cysW gene encoding sulfate/thiosulfate ABC transporter permease CysW — protein sequence MAEVTQLKRYDAPRINWGKWFLIGTGMLVSAFILLVPMIYIFVQAFSKGLLPVLQNLADPDMLHAIWLTVMIALIAVPVNLVFGILLAWLVTRFNFPGRQLLLTLLDIPFAVSPVVAGLVYLLFYGSNGPLGGWLDEHNLQIMFSWPGMVLVTIFVTCPFVVRELVPVMLSQGSQEDEAAILLGASGWQMFRRVTLPNIRWALLYGVVLTNARAIGEFGAVSVVSGSIRGETLSLPLQIELLEQDYNTVGSFTAAALLTLMAIVTLFLKSMLQWRLENQEKRAQQEENHEH from the coding sequence ATGGCGGAAGTTACTCAATTGAAGCGTTATGACGCCCCCCGCATTAACTGGGGAAAATGGTTTCTGATTGGCACTGGCATGCTGGTGTCGGCATTCATCCTGCTGGTGCCGATGATCTACATCTTCGTCCAGGCGTTCAGCAAAGGGTTGCTGCCCGTGCTACAGAATCTGGCCGATCCGGATATGCTACATGCCATCTGGCTGACGGTGATGATCGCCCTGATTGCGGTGCCGGTGAACCTGGTGTTTGGCATTCTGCTGGCCTGGCTGGTGACCCGTTTTAACTTTCCAGGACGCCAGTTATTGCTGACGCTGCTGGATATTCCCTTCGCCGTCTCGCCGGTGGTAGCGGGGCTGGTATATCTGCTGTTCTACGGCTCCAATGGTCCGCTGGGCGGCTGGCTGGACGAGCATAACCTGCAAATAATGTTCTCCTGGCCGGGGATGGTGCTGGTCACTATCTTCGTCACCTGTCCATTTGTGGTACGTGAGCTGGTGCCGGTGATGCTCAGCCAGGGCAGCCAGGAGGATGAAGCGGCGATTTTACTGGGCGCATCCGGCTGGCAGATGTTCCGTCGCGTGACGTTACCGAACATCCGCTGGGCGCTGCTGTATGGCGTGGTGCTGACCAACGCCCGTGCGATTGGCGAGTTTGGCGCGGTGTCGGTAGTGTCCGGCTCGATTCGCGGCGAAACCCTGTCGCTGCCGTTACAGATTGAATTACTGGAGCAGGACTACAACACCGTCGGCTCTTTTACCGCCGCCGCGCTGCTAACGCTGATGGCGATTGTTACCCTGTTTTTGAAGAGCATGTTGCAATGGCGCCTGGAAAATCAGGAAAAACGCGCGCAACAGGAGGAAAATCATGAGCATTGA
- the cysA gene encoding sulfate/thiosulfate ABC transporter ATP-binding protein CysA — protein sequence MSIEIANIKKSFGRTQVLNDISLDIPSGQMVALLGPSGSGKTTLLRIIAGLEHQSSGHIRFHGTDVSRLHARERKVGFVFQHYALFRHMTVFDNIAFGLNVLPRRERPNAAAIKAKVMKLLEMVQLAHLADRFPAQLSGGQKQRVALARALAVEPQILLLDEPFGALDAQVRKELRRWLRQLHEELKFTSVFVTHDQEEATEVADRVVVMSQGNIEQADAPDQVWREPATRFVLEFMGEVNRLQGTIRGGQFHVGAHRWPLGYTPAYQGPVDLFLRPWEVDISRRTSLDSPLPVQVIEASPKGHYTQLIVQPLGWYHEPLTVVMQGDDAPVRGERLFVGLQNARLYNGEQRIEGIVQFERELFEQSA from the coding sequence ATGAGCATTGAGATTGCCAATATTAAGAAGTCTTTTGGTCGCACCCAGGTGCTGAACGATATCTCACTGGATATTCCTTCAGGTCAGATGGTTGCCTTGCTGGGGCCGTCCGGTTCCGGTAAAACCACGTTGCTGCGTATTATTGCCGGGCTGGAGCATCAGTCCAGCGGCCATATTCGCTTTCACGGTACCGACGTCAGCCGCCTGCATGCCCGCGAACGTAAAGTCGGTTTTGTGTTCCAGCACTATGCGCTGTTCCGCCATATGACCGTATTCGACAATATCGCCTTTGGCCTGAACGTCCTGCCGCGTCGTGAACGCCCCAATGCGGCAGCGATCAAAGCGAAAGTGATGAAACTGCTGGAGATGGTGCAACTGGCACACCTGGCGGATCGCTTCCCGGCACAGCTTTCAGGGGGGCAAAAACAGCGTGTCGCTCTGGCCCGTGCCTTAGCCGTTGAACCACAAATTCTGCTGCTGGATGAACCGTTCGGCGCCCTTGATGCGCAGGTGCGTAAAGAGCTGCGTCGCTGGTTGCGTCAACTGCATGAAGAGCTGAAATTCACCAGCGTTTTTGTGACACACGACCAGGAGGAGGCCACCGAAGTGGCAGACCGCGTGGTGGTGATGAGCCAGGGCAATATTGAACAGGCCGATGCGCCGGATCAGGTCTGGCGTGAACCGGCGACCCGCTTTGTGCTGGAATTTATGGGCGAAGTTAATCGTCTGCAGGGCACGATTCGCGGCGGACAGTTCCATGTTGGCGCGCACCGCTGGCCGTTGGGCTATACGCCTGCGTATCAGGGGCCGGTGGATCTGTTCCTGCGTCCGTGGGAAGTCGACATTAGCCGCCGTACCAGTCTGGATTCGCCGTTGCCGGTACAGGTTATCGAAGCCAGCCCGAAGGGGCACTACACCCAGTTAATCGTGCAGCCGCTCGGGTGGTATCACGAACCGCTAACGGTGGTCATGCAGGGGGATGATGCCCCGGTGCGCGGCGAACGTCTGTTTGTCGGCCTGCAAAACGCGCGGTTGTATAACGGTGAGCAGCGTATTGAAGGTATTGTGCAGTTTGAACGTGAACTGTTTGAACAATCAGCTTAA